Proteins from a genomic interval of Salinarchaeum sp. Harcht-Bsk1:
- a CDS encoding bacterio-opsin activator domain-containing protein, with protein MSRGTESHDGRVVEVEFAVTAPAYPFVSIAREEDCRMVLEKQLPRGDGLQAEYFSVHDAPTAGVLDTADCDACHSANVLADGEGRCLVEFVVGEGCPARYLAERGAVPTTVEGTPDGGTIVAEIMPRHDPGEIVTAFERDHAVELVAKRARDRPTPLLSEGELQASVLDRLTDRQREVLHAAFEAGYYERPRRKTGEEIAEELDISPTTFQQHVRAAERKLVTFLVET; from the coding sequence ATGTCCCGGGGCACCGAGTCACACGACGGCCGCGTTGTCGAGGTCGAGTTCGCCGTCACTGCCCCTGCCTACCCGTTCGTCAGCATCGCTCGCGAGGAAGACTGTCGGATGGTCCTCGAAAAGCAGCTTCCTCGTGGCGACGGCCTCCAGGCGGAGTACTTCAGTGTGCACGATGCGCCGACAGCGGGCGTCCTCGACACCGCCGATTGCGACGCCTGCCACAGCGCCAACGTACTCGCCGACGGCGAGGGCCGTTGTCTGGTCGAGTTCGTCGTCGGCGAGGGCTGCCCCGCGCGCTACCTCGCAGAGCGTGGCGCGGTCCCCACGACCGTCGAAGGGACGCCCGACGGTGGCACGATCGTCGCAGAGATCATGCCCCGGCACGATCCAGGAGAGATCGTAACGGCGTTCGAGCGGGATCACGCCGTCGAACTGGTCGCCAAGCGCGCACGCGACCGGCCGACGCCGCTGCTCAGCGAGGGCGAACTCCAGGCGTCGGTGCTCGATCGGCTCACCGATCGCCAGCGGGAGGTGCTCCACGCTGCCTTCGAGGCCGGCTACTACGAGCGCCCACGGCGGAAGACGGGCGAGGAGATCGCCGAGGAACTCGACATCAGTCCGACGACGTTCCAGCAGCACGTCCGCGCCGCCGAGCGGAAACTCGTCACCTTCCTCGTGGAGACGTAG
- a CDS encoding HD domain-containing protein, whose product MGVEIKERRVSEEEFAAMEEFVFEYLAASVEREEEGGRMRWYPWHSAEYRYNHIRNVVDLAAEIARKEGADVDVTRVAALFHDVAKLDAEQDVHAEEGARVARQYLETHCDYPESFLDEVCRSIEDHSYQGPLEDLSLETQCLIEADLLDKVGANGAVLMMLRMGYEARTHMDAAEMVERVLERGHEAEERIRSDAAESVVHRRLKRVRWLREWLTEELSNVDPRSAEGPVDFDR is encoded by the coding sequence GTGGGGGTTGAAATCAAGGAGCGCCGCGTCTCCGAAGAGGAGTTCGCGGCCATGGAGGAGTTCGTCTTCGAGTATCTCGCCGCCAGCGTCGAGCGCGAGGAGGAGGGCGGCCGGATGCGGTGGTACCCCTGGCACTCCGCGGAGTACCGCTACAACCACATCCGGAACGTCGTCGATCTCGCCGCCGAGATCGCGCGGAAGGAGGGCGCCGACGTCGACGTGACCCGGGTCGCCGCGCTGTTTCACGACGTCGCGAAACTCGACGCCGAACAGGACGTCCACGCCGAGGAGGGTGCCCGGGTAGCCCGACAGTACCTCGAGACGCACTGCGATTACCCCGAGTCGTTCCTGGACGAGGTCTGCCGGTCGATCGAGGACCACTCCTACCAGGGACCACTCGAGGACCTCTCCCTGGAGACCCAGTGCCTCATCGAGGCCGACCTGCTCGACAAGGTCGGGGCCAACGGCGCCGTGTTGATGATGCTCCGGATGGGCTACGAGGCCCGGACCCACATGGACGCCGCGGAGATGGTCGAACGGGTGCTGGAGCGCGGCCACGAGGCCGAGGAACGCATCCGCAGCGACGCCGCCGAGAGCGTCGTCCACCGGCGCCTCAAGCGAGTGCGGTGGCTCCGAGAGTGGCTGACCGAGGAACTCTCGAACGTCGACCCCCGGTCCGCGGAGGGCCCGGTCGACTTCGATCGCTGA
- a CDS encoding LysE family translocator yields the protein MAAPPGPMNAVIAEESVRRGWTAGFRAGLGAMTGDAIFCVLAFVGVVEVVQHAPRLRAAMVGVGGALMLVFAVDAATGVKSAAGMEAPGTTTKDVEGTEAADETVASGALDRTTGFRKALVLALTNPYQIVFWLTVGVGLLRAGTLDLVTQAPWLGELLGTLGLGESLVIETGSLALLVGFFGGIGLWITGYPATLVAVDRRSERAGPVVAGISALVLGGFGILFLIDGVTGLV from the coding sequence ATGGCCGCGCCGCCGGGGCCGATGAACGCCGTCATCGCCGAAGAGAGCGTCCGCCGCGGGTGGACAGCGGGCTTTCGGGCCGGACTCGGCGCAATGACCGGCGACGCAATCTTCTGCGTCCTCGCGTTCGTGGGCGTCGTCGAGGTGGTCCAGCACGCGCCGAGGCTTCGGGCCGCGATGGTCGGCGTCGGGGGCGCCCTGATGCTCGTCTTCGCAGTCGACGCCGCCACGGGCGTCAAAAGCGCGGCGGGAATGGAGGCGCCCGGAACGACGACGAAGGACGTCGAGGGGACGGAAGCAGCCGACGAAACCGTCGCCAGCGGTGCGCTCGACCGGACCACCGGGTTCCGGAAGGCGCTCGTCCTCGCGCTCACCAATCCCTACCAGATCGTCTTCTGGCTGACCGTCGGCGTGGGGCTGCTCCGTGCCGGCACCCTCGACCTGGTCACCCAGGCGCCGTGGCTCGGCGAACTGCTCGGCACGCTCGGACTCGGCGAGTCGCTCGTGATCGAGACCGGGAGCCTCGCGTTGCTGGTCGGCTTCTTCGGCGGCATCGGGCTCTGGATCACCGGCTATCCTGCGACGCTCGTGGCCGTCGACCGGCGGAGCGAGCGGGCCGGCCCCGTCGTCGCGGGCATCTCGGCGCTCGTGCTCGGCGGGTTCGGAATCCTCTTCCTGATCGACGGCGTGACCGGACTGGTCTGA
- a CDS encoding HalOD1 output domain-containing protein — protein MSLQAADGTPIATTTVEQTDSASVVISQIVTDVADETIDDLPTLANSVDPDALDAVFASEGAIGRLTFVFAGYDILLDSSGAVEVHQSGTITP, from the coding sequence ATGTCCCTCCAGGCTGCTGATGGCACGCCTATCGCGACGACGACCGTCGAGCAGACCGACTCGGCGTCAGTCGTCATCTCCCAGATCGTCACCGACGTCGCGGACGAGACGATAGACGATCTCCCAACGCTCGCGAACTCCGTTGACCCCGACGCACTCGACGCCGTCTTCGCGAGCGAGGGCGCGATCGGCAGGCTCACGTTCGTCTTTGCGGGGTACGACATCCTGCTGGATTCGTCGGGCGCAGTCGAGGTCCACCAGTCCGGGACTATCACGCCCTGA
- a CDS encoding ribbon-helix-helix domain-containing protein gives MTEYTTVSIPADLAERVDETIEGTSFSSTSDLVRFLLRSIVIQHERRGELTEAEFQEIAEQLQDLGYLQE, from the coding sequence GTGACCGAGTACACCACCGTCTCGATCCCTGCCGACCTCGCCGAGCGCGTCGACGAGACGATCGAGGGGACGAGCTTCTCCTCGACGAGCGACCTCGTGCGCTTCCTGCTGCGCTCGATCGTGATCCAGCACGAGCGCCGCGGCGAGCTGACGGAGGCCGAGTTCCAGGAGATCGCCGAGCAGTTGCAGGACCTGGGGTACCTGCAGGAGTAG